The Salvelinus fontinalis isolate EN_2023a chromosome 39, ASM2944872v1, whole genome shotgun sequence genome has a window encoding:
- the LOC129838721 gene encoding metalloproteinase inhibitor 3-like isoform X1, producing MQPLCHQLLSLLFVFSSLQIHQLTEACSCALSHPQDAYCNSDIVIRAKVVGKKLLKDGPFGTMRYTVKQMKMYKGFNKMQHVQHIYTDASESLCGVKFDINKYQYLITGRVFDGKVYTGLCNFNQPWERLSLAQKKGINHRYQLGCNCRVSGNNCAPGENMDKMAMDKEAKATQQQQSQDGGVGARKRGRGRGRGKGRGRQNQNTLLTAKHTILL from the exons ATGCAGCCCCTCTGTCACCAACTGCTCAGCTTGCTGTTCGTTTTCAGCAGCCTTCAGATTCATCAACTCACAGAGGCTTGCTCGTGTGCTCTGTCTCACCCGCAAGATGCGTACTGCAACTCTGACATCG TGATCCGTGCCAAAGTGGTGGGCAAGAAGTTACTGAAGGATGGACCTTTTGGCACAATGCGCTACACGGTCAAACAGATGAAG ATGTACAAAGGATTCAACAAAATGCAGCACGTTCAGCACATCTACACAGATGCCTCTGAGAGTTTGTGTGGAGTCAAGTTCGACATCAACAAGTACCAGTATCTGATCACAG gccGCGTGTTTGACGGCAAGGTCTACACCGGGCTGTGTAATTTCAACCAGCCATGGGAGCGCCTCTCGCTGGCCCAGAAAAAGGGCATCAACCACCGCTACCAGCTGGGCTGCAACTGCAGGGTGAGTGGCAACAACTGCGCTCCCGGGGAGAATATGGATAAGATGGCTATGGATAAGGAAGCTAAAGCAACCCAACAGCAgcagagccaagatggaggagtAGGAGCCAGAAAGAGGGGCAGGGGCCGGGGCAGAGGCAAGGGCAGAGGCAGGCAGAACCAGAACACCCTGCTTACTGCAAAGCATACCATCCTGCTCTGA